The following coding sequences lie in one Macrobrachium nipponense isolate FS-2020 chromosome 45, ASM1510439v2, whole genome shotgun sequence genomic window:
- the LOC135214504 gene encoding zinc finger protein 239-like, translating into MEAEKSSSLLLIKEEKNLEEGLIENTGEGSSFADPFLEVKAEPEFFDHGEFDVNCSSQSVKYEEGISPSCDDESVKICIAEESRHFGRRDAFSIREKSHMRTHREKPHTCSICQRSFSHSTNLKKHMRTHTGEKPYNCSICQRSFSQSCDLKTHMRTHTGEKPYNCSICQRSFSQSCDLKTHMRTHTGEKPYNCSICKRSFSQSNVLKTHMRTHTGEKPYNCSICRRSFSQSTNLKNHMRTHTGEKPYNCSICQRTFSQFGNLKTHMRTHT; encoded by the coding sequence ATGGAAGCTGAAAAATCGTCATCGTTGTTGTTAAtcaaagaggaaaagaatttgGAGGAGGGCCTTATTGAAAACACAGGTGAAGGCTCTTCATTTGCAGACCCCTTcttagaagtcaaggcagaaccAGAATTTTTTGACCATGGTGAATTTGATGTGAACTGTTCATCCCAATCTGTTAAGTATGAGGAGGGCATCTCTCCAAGCTGTGATGATGAAAGCGTAAAGATCTGTATTGCGGAAGAAAGTAGACATTTTGGCAGGAGAGATGCCTTTTCAATTAGAGAGAAATCCCACATGAGAACCCATAGAGAGAAACCACATACTtgttctatatgtcaaagaagtttttctcactCAACTAATCTCAaaaaacacatgagaactcatacaggtgAAAAACCATATAATtgttctatatgtcaaagaagtttttctcaatcaTGTGAtctcaaaacacacatgagaactcatacaggagaaaaaccatataattgttctatatgtcaaagaagtttttctcaatcaTGTGAtctcaaaacacacatgagaactcatacaggagaaaaaccatataattgttctatatgtaaaagaagtttttctcaatcaaatgttctcaaaacacacatgagaactcatacaggagaaaaaccatataattgttctatatgtcgaagaagtttttctcaatcaACTAATCTCAAAaaccacatgagaactcatacaggagaaaaaccatataattgttctatatgtcaaagaaCTTTTTCTCAATTTGGTAATCTCAAAACTCACATGAGAACGCATACATGA